The DNA window ATGGCACTATTAATTGGTATGGTGGAGTAAATGCATTAGACACAAATTTTATACTCAAATCAAATGCTGGGATCGCTCAATGGATGCTAGCGAGAACAATTGATGTGTTTGGGAATACAATTAATTATGAATATGTCAAAAATACAAGCGCTTCAGGGCCTGAAGCTGGTGGAATTAATCTTTATCTGAGTAAGATATACTATACTGGAACAAATGGGAGTAATGGAAATTATAATGTTGAATTCCTAAGAGGCGGAGAAGGTTCTTATTCAAGAAAAGACATCACAATAAATAATAAATATGGATTTAAAATGTCAGATGATCAATTATTAACTAAAATAAAAGTTAATCATAATACTGATTTAGTACGGTCCTACAAATTGGATTACCAATCTGGAAAATTTTATAAAACTTTACTAGTTAAAATATCTGAATATGATTCTCAAGATAGTTTATTTTATGGTCATGATTTAGAATATTACAATGACATTGATGGGTGTAATCCATTTGATGAAAATGAAGAAACTATAGAATTACCTTTAAAACCTATTGATTCATGCGGCAATGTAGATACAGATAAGGATGGATGGTTTGATTTATGTGACAATAGTCCACTAATTTATAATCCACTCCAAGAACTAATTGATACAAGTAAATGTGGTGATATTGATTCTGATGGGGATGGCTTTAGAGATAATTGCGATAATTGTCCTTATACTTCGAATCCCACTCAGCTAGATACAGATGGAGATGGCATTGGAGATGCTTGTGATAATTGCGTTAATATATGGAATCATAGTCAAAGTGATCGTGATAAAGATGGCATAGGCGATGCATGCGATAATTGTCCAAATTACAAAAGCACTTCAGGAAATCAAAATGCTGATAATTTAGATATAGATGGTGATGGACTAGGCGCTGCATGTGATAATTGTCCAAATGTGTCTAATCCGGATCAGAGCGATTCAGATCAAGATGGTCTTGGTGATGCATGTGATAATTGCCCATATAAGGAAAATCCTGATCAATATGATGGAGATGGAGATGGGATAGGTTTTTATTGTGATAATTGTCCTTACCTTTATAATCCGGCCCAAGGGTATGAGTGTGAAGAATGTGTATCGATGACTTTTAGGTGGGGAGCACATGAAGGATTCACAATTAAATATTATGATTGTGATAGTGTACTACAGACAATAAGTATATACTCTCCTTATACCGCCGATACTATAGGACCATTTTGTGGATATTTACAAAGCGTATATGATCATTCCATCATTTCCGACTATAATAACTTTACCATTATAGTAGATTCGATATGTAGTAGTAGCGAATCTTTTAAAAAAGGAAACGGTGGATCTGCATTAAAAAATAGAAAAAATAGTACTAACATTTCTACCAATGCCATCCTGGACAATCAAGTAAAATCTAACAGTACAGTTAGTGAAAACCTTAACAGATATGTACTAATATCAGAACAACCAAACCGACTATCGCCTTCCAATGACCCTAATATTATGATGTCGGGTTCTGAATGCATACTCAATTCAAATACGCTTAGAAATTTCAATTTACTGGAATATAATCCAAACTCATCTGCTTTAGGATCTAGTGTCAGCTATTCCGTTAATATTGGATTGGGTGTGGGTTTTGGAGTAGGCTGCAAAATATTGAAAAAGGTGGAAAAATATCACTTGATGTAAGTGGAGGCTTAAATGTGGAAGAAGGTGGAACATTGATAGCAAGTGCAGATATTAATGGTGATGGCTTGACAGATATAATAAGAAAACACAATGGTCGAATCGTATATTACGCTCATAAAGTAGTGAGAAATTCTGAAAATGTAATAGTGAATGAAATATTTGAAACAACACCTAAGGAAATTTTTACGATGAATCCAGATGGTAGTTTTAGTCCAACAAATGACTTATTATACACCTATTCCAAAGCATGGGATTTAAGTCTAGCTGGAACATTCAATTATGGAAAACTTGGTGGTTCGGCTGGTGGAAATTATAGTAAAGGTAGTAACGTTACTAAAATATTTGTTACAGATGGCAATGGAGATCAACTTCCAGATATTTCGATTAATGGCAAGGTCTTTTTAACCATATTAATCGATTGACTGGTGAAGTTTATTTTACACCGAATAGTGACCCTACTGAAAACCTTGTTGTAGTAGGAAGTGAATTGGAGAAAGAAATTCCTGATACAGTCATTACTACATTAAATGAAATACATATTCCCGCTTATGATGTAGTTAAGGTTTGGGAAGCACCGCATGATGGCAAAATTATAATTAAAAATGGCGTAACAACAAGTGATGCTAAAGTTTCAATTGAAACTGATGCAAACGGATTTTATGGATTAGCAGGGCTTCCGTTAGATAAGAGTACATGCCGACTATATCATGGAAGTTCGAATGATTTACCGACTGAAATAAATAATTTGCCTACTAGTGCAGGAACTCTTGATTGTGTCTCTGCTGAAATAACTGATTCATGTGAACTTGATTCAGACGATGATGGAATTAATGATTGCGTTGAATGTGATTCCATTGGAATAGATTGCATCTCTTGTAAGGATAGTCTTTTGCTACTTAATCAAGTCAATTCTGGAGTATTGGATTTAAGAGCAACCTCAGGATATATTATTGCTAGGAACAAAATCAAAAATAATGGTCAAGCTTATTATCATAGTAGTGATAGTGTTATGTTAACCCAAGAAAACTCTGATATGTTCAAAGTTGAAACAGGTGGTAAGTTCAAAGCATATATTGAAGGTTGTATTAAAAACAATACTTCAGGAGGCGTAAATCCTGAGGATGCGCCAAATACTGAAACATCTTACTTAAGGGTAAAAAAAGGTCAAAAAATTTACTTTAGACTTCATGTTAAAGAAAATGCAACAAATAATGAAATTGGATGGAATCCAGAGGTAAGATATACTCACATTTCAGGAATTGGAATTGATAATACGGAAATGGATTATTCTAGCCTTACACCGCATAAGAGTTCTTATGCTGATGGATTCATGATGAGTACTAAATTCGATTATCCACTACCTGCAACGGGCGATAGCTCTACAGTCCTCATAACTTGGGACCCATTTACCATAGCTGATAATTCAGATTCAATAAAATTTAGAATATTAAAAATTACTGAGGCAGAGGATGGTGACAATCCTGATGAAGTTATGCAGCTTTGGCAAGATTCCATTGGAATTAAATCAGCTGTAAGAACTATTTATCCTCCAAATCTTACA is part of the Candidatus Vicinibacter affinis genome and encodes:
- a CDS encoding thrombospondin type 3 repeat-containing protein — encoded protein: MLARTIDVFGNTINYEYVKNTSASGPEAGGINLYLSKIYYTGTNGSNGNYNVEFLRGGEGSYSRKDITINNKYGFKMSDDQLLTKIKVNHNTDLVRSYKLDYQSGKFYKTLLVKISEYDSQDSLFYGHDLEYYNDIDGCNPFDENEETIELPLKPIDSCGNVDTDKDGWFDLCDNSPLIYNPLQELIDTSKCGDIDSDGDGFRDNCDNCPYTSNPTQLDTDGDGIGDACDNCVNIWNHSQSDRDKDGIGDACDNCPNYKSTSGNQNADNLDIDGDGLGAACDNCPNVSNPDQSDSDQDGLGDACDNCPYKENPDQYDGDGDGIGFYCDNCPYLYNPAQGYECEECVSMTFRWGAHEGFTIKYYDCDSVLQTISIYSPYTADTIGPFCGYLQSVYDHSIISDYNNFTIIVDSICSSSESFKKGNGGSALKNRKNSTNISTNAILDNQVKSNSTVSENLNRYVLISEQPNRLSPSNDPNIMMSGSECILNSNTLRNFNLLEYNPNSSALGSSVSYSVNIGLGVGFGVGCKILKKVEKYHLM